GAAATATAATGGAACGGAATGGAGCGGAACGGAATGAAATTAAAacttcatttctttgtttgggtATTTTATGATGGAACGGAAGAAAGTTACCACTACATTGTTTGGGTAATTAACGGAGCGGAATGAATAATGAAATTTTTATCCCTATATTGCCCTTGTTTTATATTGGAAGGGACAATAAACCTTTGCACAAACTAAATTGATTCTAGATTAATAAGCCCGTACTTAACGACATCATCCAGCAAATAGCTTTGAGCATGATTGCCAAGTTTAACAACTTTTGGAGTGGGATCAATTGAATTATCATGTTGCatcgaaagaaaaaaaaatcaaatcacattAATACTCAAAGTGTATGATAAAGATGCAAAATTGGATGTTAATTAGGGATTAACATCTCAGTGtagacatcaatttaaaattaaataatgaacTAGGAATTAGATGTAAAATTAACGCAACCAAAAACGCAGGAACAACCAATGAAGAAAATCGCAAGAAGAAGCAAGGAACAAGGGTGAATGATTCAGAGATGGCGCAGATTTTTTCTCATCTCCCACCAATTTTTTCCAACCTGAACGTGAATGCAGAAAATTACGTCACAACATGGAGGAGTTATGGAGGGAGGTTACAAGGGGTAAAATAGTATTTTTATAACTTAATTAGATTATCAGTTTTCCTTTCCATTCTTTTCCATCCAATTTTGGGGGGAGGAAATCTGAAGGAAACCAGTGGAGCATGATGGAACTTGGACCATTACTTACCACTCCCTTCCAtcctattttaaataaaacaaacaatggaACTCACCCTCCTTCCACTCAACTCCTTCCCCCTCCCCCAATCCAAACAGACCCTAAGGGGATAAAATGGCATACCTGGCGCTTGAAGGGTAGACAAACCCACCAATGCTTGCTCAtcaaaaacaagaaaaacagaGAAACAAAAAAGGGGGTTAATTAGCTACTATTATTGTTCAAGAAACATGtaaaaacaaaaaggaaaagagagaTTGAAGATTTACTAGGGTCAGATGTTATAGCAGTAGTTGTTCCTGCAAACTCACATGTCCCTTGTCCTTGGGCTTTCCTCTGGAAAAAGCAAAAAAGGTTACAACTGTCAGCATTATAAAAATGGAAACTTTTTGAAGAACCATAAGACAGGAATCATAATACACATAAAGAAGGGATGAAATGTAGAAAGACTCTTCTAAACATGATTTTTATTCAAACAGATATCTCACTGGCTGAGATTAAACAAACTTATCTTTGAAGATTTTTGTCAGAAAAAAAGGAAGCAGAGATAGAGATCAAGCATTCAAAGATATATGCATCTCATGCTTGTTTAATGATGGGAAATTTGTACGCACATCTGTCCATGCAATGTCCATTACTTTTTGGTATGGTAGTAAGAAACAAATGTCTGATGAAAAGCTCAAATTATATGGGATAAAATATCAAAAGGAATGATGATTAGCCGTCTAATAGCAAGATACAACAATAGAACAATACACCaatgagttaaaaaaataaaatgaaagaagATCTTACTATTTTTCAAAAAACATACACAAGGAAAGTAGCACTTACGGTATGTTCAAATTTTGTATTAAAGAACACTTGGTGTTGTAGCTAGTTCGAATTTTAGCAGGCAATGCAACATTTCCCTTCTTTATCAATAGAACACTTGGTGTTGTATATAAGTAGTTCATTATAGCATCATCACAAATACACATAAAGTGCTACCATTAATTTCCGCACAAGTGTGATCAAGATAAACACTAGAACAAGATTAAAAACTGGTGTAAGGGTCAATACATGTGAGAATCTCACATTGAGGTCCTAAAGAGAAAGATGGACctgcattttatttatttatttttgaacttCAGATCACAAAACAGGTCATAGTAAGAACCAAACAATTAAGAAtatctgttttgtttttttaagaataaattGCTTTCTACACAACTTCATCAGAACTGACACGAAAGACAAAATAACAGATATTCAAGCTTCAGATTCAGCATTTAGCTAGAAGTGACAAAAACTGAACAGACATATCATTGACCGAGTTATGCGGAGTGATGAAACGACAAATAAAGAGTAATTCATCATGAAGTTATGCAAACCGAGCACGCTTTCGCAATTCCAGATTTCTTGCATTCTTTCTGTGAAGCAAATCCCCCACAAGCCTTGTTCTCCTTAGAGGTATCCTCATCTTCCTCAATATCCAGTAATACATGTTGACTGCTGCAACTATCATTAAGTTGCAATACTGACCTTTTCACCTCTAACCAAAGAAAAAACCAGAATCAGTTTCCAAAACTAGAGAAACAGTTTAACAAAAGAGGTCTAGAGATAAGGTGAAAAGAGCTATTCTGTGTCAGTCAATGCGCGAAACCCATTCCTTTTTCGTCTCCATTCCTGGTTTGCAAGGAGGCAACATCCCACTGTGACATATCATCGAACAGGTGGTGTGCCACTCTGATTCTCTGTTGCTTCTTTTCCATCAAACGTGGTCCGTATCATACATCATGAGAAAAATGAAGATATCAGTCTTAAAGCAAAAGCAATCGCGGGACAACGGTAAACAAAACACAGAAATAATCGAAGAAGCTGGAATCTGCTTTGAGCGATTCTGAGTGTGGTTTGGCTTCGAGGTTGCGGTTTGGCATCACAACCGAGACCATGCTTTGCTCTTCCTTCACTGCAATGGCCATGAGGCTCCTTTGGCTTCAACGGTGGTCAACTTAGAAATCGAGAATGCTGTGGTGCTTGAAATCATTGGGTGAATCGGTGACAAGATCGACCGAATTTGTCATTACTTCGTTTCTAACCCATTCAGAACCAGAGGAAATCGAACCTGAGTCTCAAGCTTTTTCTTCATTATCATCAAGATCTGCGTTCTCCTCTGCCTCGCCACCCACTAAGGAAATCGCCGTCCCTGTTCTCTTCATCGCTAAACCTCTTGCCAACTTGTTTCCGTTCTCTCTGGTTTCTTCTCCGCCAGATCTTTCTCACTGAATGATGAATCGAAACAATGTAAAATCAAAATCGAAACAATGACAATCAAAATTGAAGATATAGAAGGTTGAATCATGAAtcgaaacctgaacaagagaaTGGAATCTTCGTTCTTCAATCAAAATAGGAGAAGAACACACAAATCGCAAGATGAGACTCTTCAATCCTTGGATTCAATCCATCACTCAGTGAAAGTCTTCAATCCATGGCTGGCTGAGTGAGAACGAGATTAGGGTTCTGTAACATGGTAGTCAgtatcgcacgatacgtatcccgatacGATACGAAAATCAATCAAACGATACGTATCCTATGTACGTATCTTTTTGTGTTCGTATCGTGACCTGTATCGCACATATTGCATGAgtatcgcacgatacgtatcccgatacgatacaaaaacagtttttcaaatgccGTTTCATCTGACTCTCCTAGAAATTAGGGAGTgggaatttaatttcattaaaaattagtaaatttccctaaaaagtgatgttttctttgattctttcaccctttcacgttcaacttcagcagcactttcatgtttcacgttcaacttcagCATCCCTTTAATGGCTTGGAATTAGGGAGTGAGCATTTAATTTCATCTCTTTGATGTTTAGTACTTTAGCTTGGCTTATGGCTGCACTTTCATgtttcacgttcaacttcagCATCCCTTTAATGGCTTGGAATTAGGGAGTGGGCATTTAATTTCATCTCTTTGATGTTTAGTACTTTAGTTTGGCTTATGGCTTGGAATtaggttgaacttgaactttgtgagactatttttctacttatgacttggatctttgattattttgaactatatttagatgatatagtagtatattatttaatttatgacttaattttttttgtgtccgTATCTTACGATACACGTTACGATACGATACGCGACACGGAATTAGGGTCTAGCGATACACGATACGTATCTCGATTTGACTACCTTGTTCTGTAATTTTCTAGATCGCGAAAAAGAAGATGAGTTTCAGAGCAGAACGTGAATGAAACGTGAAGCAAGTGAGTTTGGAATCTCACGTGACcccttttaattttaaaaactattaATCAATCTGCGGCGCCTTCCCCAACCGCCCCTGGTTAAACCGCTGCAAAAAAGTTAAAACCGCCATAAATTGAACGCAAGCCGCCACTAATTGTTCCCAACTTGCGGCGCTTGGCTAAACCGCCTTCAAAACTGCCGCATATTACACTTTGCGGCGGTTTTCCTGCAACCGTCGAAAAATGTCCGCCTCTAAATGCTATTTTCCTTGTAGTGAACTAATGTTTTCTAGCGCACACGGTGTAGTTGTATTTTGAACTCTAGTCCATATTTTGTCCAAGAAATATAATACAGTCTCCTCCAATAAAAGAGCCAAAATATACCGTTGAAATATGTCTTAACAGTGTGCATACACTAGGGAATCAAAgcattaaaatgaaaactctaTATTGAAAATTCTCTCCATGAGTGTCTTCTAATGTAGCACTGCCTCCTGCAATAGCATAAAATTCTTCTAATTTTCCTAAAACTGCTCACTACACCTTTGGAAATCACTGAGGGCCAGATCCTGGCTTCAATTTTTGCTCTTCTCACAACTGATTGCCGGGTGTGTGAGAATAACCCTTCAAAAAATCGAGTTAACCTGCTCTTTCCAGAGCTATTTTCTTGTGCATTCCAATTTTGAGTATTCCCTGTCTCTATATCATCCAAACAAATTTCGCCATCACCACCATGTTCTTTCCTTGGATGCCTATTGATCTGTGACGATGACCTGCACCTTCCATTTATATCATCTAGTTCAGTGTTATTGAAAACTAAAGTAGATACCAGATAGAGAAGATATTCAACAATCAACATGCAAGGACAAATGACACATCTAGTGCAACATGGCAAATTGAGTAATGCTGGCActaaaaacataaatattttGCATACTAGCATTGAAAACTTTGTACCTCCTAAGTTGTTTCAATTTGACAACTCGCTTCTTCAACCCCCTTCTTTGAAAACTGCTGGTGTTGGATATGTTGGATACATGGGGTATGAATTGAAGCTGCTCagaccaaaataaaataaatatcatGAGTCAGAAATCGTGACCAATGGACTACTAAGTACAGTAGGTTATAAGAATTAAACTATGACAAGGCAAAGATCCTTAAGTCAATTCTATTTGCAATCATGTCTTGCTTTTTATCATCAAGGTATATGTATGACTTGGGCATGAGTAATAGCTTAAATTCCAATGACAAAATAAAACCttcagttaaaaaaattaaccaataaatataaTCATCAGTCACTAGCTACCAATGGAATTCAAACTATAACACATAAAAACCATAATTAACTGGAACTAAATTAAAGCAACCACTTGGTGGAGACTTAATTGTCCATATGTAGTATTATGTTGATTATTGTATTATAGGCAcaatacaatcgtatgattcatAGAATCATAATCAACCACCCTTTTTAATATCACTGAGTAGAAATGAATAACCTATAAA
This is a stretch of genomic DNA from Lotus japonicus ecotype B-129 chromosome 1, LjGifu_v1.2. It encodes these proteins:
- the LOC130732170 gene encoding uncharacterized protein LOC130732170 isoform X1 translates to MINQIPSSPMMIVNDSFLYHRLPSQTLKLSILKLDASSFYVEVAKTANVAELKKAVEAAFGYMPQKGPGKISWPHVWGQFCLSYEGHKLVTDTDYLRDYGIKDGNQLQFIPHVSNISNTSSFQRRGLKKRVVKLKQLRRCRSSSQINRHPRKEHGGDGEICLDDIETGNTQNWNAQENSSGKSRLTRFFEGLFSHTRQSVVRRAKIEARIWPSVISKGVVSSFRKIRRILCYCRRQCYIRRHSWREFSI
- the LOC130732170 gene encoding uncharacterized protein LOC130732170 isoform X2; translation: MINQIPSSPMMIVNDSFLYHRLPSQTLKLSILKLDASSFYVEVAKTANVAELKKAVEAAFGYMPQKGPGKISWPHVWGQFCLSYEGHKLVTDTDYLRDYGIKDGNQLQFIPHVSNISNTSSFQRRGLKKRVVKLKQLRRSSSQINRHPRKEHGGDGEICLDDIETGNTQNWNAQENSSGKSRLTRFFEGLFSHTRQSVVRRAKIEARIWPSVISKGVVSSFRKIRRILCYCRRQCYIRRHSWREFSI